The Anomaloglossus baeobatrachus isolate aAnoBae1 chromosome 10, aAnoBae1.hap1, whole genome shotgun sequence genome has a segment encoding these proteins:
- the SAC3D1 gene encoding SAC3 domain-containing protein 1, producing MMDSSPPVGVCLDMCPRRERQDRERQGRLHQYELQKDQRTCKGPRGRGRPIADPKKTVKEYSRPAAGKELSCPMDLRPPGILAKTVQYLLMDVCSRVNFRDLLSLAKTYSFVFDRLRAVRQDLIVQRIRGHGAALVLEGSLGFLLCAPYLVRDLPLADYDEVLHSAQVRESFAELIEYYKDGGEFPRQAEFQALLLLYNLGNMDTIHRALQLPWEVRQSPHVRLAIDINKAHLENNWVRLFRLVSRLNCLQACAFYRHLSNSRHKALCTLIHGYSSRNGRFPLDLLTRLIALDNSSLATEMCNKRGQAVTAGEQPSVLFLKAALKDVKPESPGKEINLVEQKKGKASWAEVMIGEDQVIKDVARSDQRL from the exons ATGATGGACTCCTCTCCTCCTGTTGGAGTATGCCTAGATATGTGCCCCCGAAGAGAGAGGCAAGACCGAGAACGCCAAGGACGTCTGCATCAGTATGAACTACAGAAAGATCAGCGGACGTGTAAAGGTCCAAGAGGAAGAGGTCGCCCCATTGCTGATCCCAAAAAGACTGTCAAGGAGTATAGCCGCCCCGCAGCAGGGAAAGAACTGTCCTGTCCTATGGACCTACGACCCCCGGGAATCCTAGCCAAAACTGTTCAGTACCTTTTGATGGACGTTTGCTCAAGGGTCAACTTTAGGGACTTGTTGTCTTTGGCCAAGACTTACTCGTTTGTGTTTGATCGTCTGCGAGCTGTGAGACAAGACCTGATAGTGCAGAGAATTAGGGGGCACGGAGCCGCTCTTGTGCTTGAAGGAAGCCTCGGGTTTTTGCTTTGTGCCCCCTATTTGGTGAGGGACCTGCCACTAGCAGACTATGATGAAGTGCTACACTCGGCACAGGTCCGGGAAAGCTTTGCAGAGCTCATCGAATATTACAAAGATGGTGGAGAATTTCCCAGACAAGCTGAATTTCAGGCTCTTCTCCTTCTTTATAATTTAG GTAATATGGACACTATACACAGAGCTCTGCAACTCCCTTGGGAGGTGCGGCAATCTCCCCACGTCCGATTAGCCATCGATATCAACAAAGCCCACTTAGAAAATAATTGGGTGCGGCTTTTTCGCTTAGTGAGCCGACTGAACTGCCTTCAGGCTTGTGCTTTTTACCGCCACTTGTCAAATTCCCGCCATAAGGCACTTTGCACCCTGATCCATGGATACAGCAGTCGGAACGGTCGCTTCCCACTTGATCTTCTTACTAGGTTGATAGCACTGGACAACTCTTCACTCGCAACCGAGATGTGCAACAAACGAGGACAAGCGGTGACGGCCGGAGAACAGCCCTCGGTCCTGTTCCTGAAAGCCGCACTCAAGGATGTAAAGCCTGAGAGTCCAGGTAAAGAGATTAACCTGGTGGAGCAAAAGAAAGGCAAAGCATCTTGGGCGGAAGTGATGATTGGAGAAGACCAGGTCATCAAAGACGTGGCGCGATCCGATCAGAGGCTTTAG